AGAGGATTATACGAATCGCGGAAGCATTGTAACACCTTTAAAAGATAGAATAGGCTCACAGATTCTTACTCACTATCCCAAAACTGTAGCAATAGCAAAAACAATTACCCAGCAGGAGGCTAAATTAGATTCGAGGCAAGCCGATTTGGTTTGTGTACCAGAGATAGCAAAGGACTTATTAGAACAAATTAGTTTTCAGGCTAGAGAAAGTGAGTTTATTGATCATAAAAGTGGTATAAGTGCCAGGATGAGTATTACTGCTTATGAAAATTTGTTAAGTATGGCAGAATACAGAGCCTTACGATCTGGTGATGATCAAACAGTATTGCGATTAAGCGATTTTACCGGGGTTATTCCTGCTATTACCGGTAAAGTAGAATTGGTATATGAAGGAGAGCAGGAGGGAGCTGCTTCTGTAGCAAATTCCTTAATTGCTGATGCTATCAAGACTTTATTTCCCGAATACTTTCCGAAAATCGAAAAACTAGAAAAAGAAGGCTATGAAAGCCCATATCAAAACCTAATAAATTGGTTTTTTGAAGAGAGCGGATTCGAATTACTAGATGATATATCGGATAAAGAGTATAAAGAAAAACTAAATGCCATTACGCCACTTAAAAATCTGATTAATGAATATCATCCCGAAATGAGTACAGAAGAAAGTTATTTTATGATGGAATTCTTATTGTGGGGATTGGTAGAGTTTAAAAAACTAAGTAAACATAGATTGTCAGAAGGATTTCATTTTAATGATCTTTATGGGAGTTATATAAGTGGATTATAGTTTTAAAATTATTTCAAAAAAGTTAAATCAGACAAATAAATAATAATGTAAAAAAAATAGCATTCTAAAAAAAGAATGTTATTTTTTTTGAAAGGAATTCTTTTTTTCAGTAAAAATAGCCTGATAATGTGTTGTTTTATGCTACTTAGATATTTTTTTTTATATCATTCTTACCTATTTATATCTTGTTAAGTATTCATAAATAATATATAAATGTTTACACTTTTAAAACTTAACATTATGAGACACAAACTCAAATTTTTACTTACCACATTTTTGCTGGTTAACTTTTTTGTTTATTCACAAACGTTTGTCCGAAACTATAGTGGAGAAACAACAGAACACCAATTAAAAATGGATTTTTCGCCACAGTCATGGGGAGACGTATACCTTGTTATTGAAGTAAAAAACACTGGTCAAAATGATATCAGTGTTAAAAACTCTAAAGTTCAATTTCTATCAGATGCAATACCTGGTTTGGTAAACTTTGTTCCTAATGGAGGTATGTCTTATCCAAAAACTGTAAGTATGAAATCTTCTCCAAATGGTGATCGATATCGTAATACTATTGATATAGAACTTTCAGACGAATCTTGGGTAGATTATAAGTTATCTTCTAACGAAAGCTTTAAAGCCAAAATTAATCTAAAAACAGTAACATCGTCTTATGAGAGTTTGGCAGATGCTGTTCGATTCTATCCAGAAAATGGAGATCCTTCATTATTTGTAAACGTAATTACTACTGTAACGAATAATGATTCTAATACTGTTGAGGTTACTTATAAAAATAATGATTTTGATACCCAGGTAACCAAAACCATTACTACTACGAATACTGGTTTATTGAGAATTAATAAACAATATCAAATATGGGCAAATGATTTTATTTCTGGTAGTACGGTTTATAAAAGTAAATATTCTAAGACATCCCCGTTATCTTTTTTACCGTCAGATACTAATAAGACAATTTCTGTACCGTATACTAAATCGACTATAAAAACAGAAAATCTAATTGTTAATGTAAATGGACTTCCTAATGGAGTTTCTACAACAATTGATTTAAAAAATAAAGACATAAATAATGTCACTAAAAACGAAAAAATTGTAGAAGGTAGCAATACGATTACTAAAGTTATGGAAGGAAGCTATTC
The sequence above is a segment of the Aquimarina spinulae genome. Coding sequences within it:
- a CDS encoding sigma 54-interacting transcriptional regulator, which codes for MKVLDIKTLGQLKKSGYKSISIKDELRNNLRTKISNNKDTFTGIHGYENTVIPELERAILSRHNINLLGLRGQAKTRLARQMINLLDEWVPVVEGSEINDDPFHPISRYATNLIEEKGDDTPISWLHRSERFAEKLATPDVTVADIIGDVDPIKAANLKLSYADDRVIHFGMIPRANRSIFVINELPDLQARIQVALFNILQEGDIQIRGFKLRLPLDIQFVFTANPEDYTNRGSIVTPLKDRIGSQILTHYPKTVAIAKTITQQEAKLDSRQADLVCVPEIAKDLLEQISFQARESEFIDHKSGISARMSITAYENLLSMAEYRALRSGDDQTVLRLSDFTGVIPAITGKVELVYEGEQEGAASVANSLIADAIKTLFPEYFPKIEKLEKEGYESPYQNLINWFFEESGFELLDDISDKEYKEKLNAITPLKNLINEYHPEMSTEESYFMMEFLLWGLVEFKKLSKHRLSEGFHFNDLYGSYISGL